The genome window AAATTGGCAATTCTTTCGCTTGCCGCGTTTGGTGTTGTGTTACTCATAAATTTAGCCCTCCATTTTTCTATAATTTAAAAGTTAAACCAAATTTCTGCCGATTATATTATACTTCTCTTTTGGACAAACTGCAACAGTTTTTCCGATATTTTGTTAAATATTTGTCATTTTTGAAAAAGAGGGCTGTTCTGAGATTCTTCTTCCTCCCAGAGCGCCCTCTTTCTGCTCACTGCTCATTTTCAGTTTTTACTTTTGATTTCTGAACTGCACCGGCGTCATATTGTACGCCTTCTTGAACAACCGGTTAAAATGCTCCACATTCTGATAGCCTACGGAGAGCGCGATATTCTCCACCGTCATGCTGCTGCTCTTTAAAAGTGCACGTGCTTTTTTCATTCGGACCTTCTTCACGATATCCCCGAAGGTCATTCCGGATTTCTCCTTGATATACTTGGATAAATACGGTTTGGACAAGTAGAATTTCTCGGACAGGTCATCTAAGGATACGTCCAGGTAATTTGCCTGAATATAATTCATGATCTCAATCAGTCTCTCGTCCCTGCATTCGTCCACATTCTTGATCTCATCGATCTTGTTGACTGATACCGTCAGCGCCTCAATGGAGGCCTTGATGATATCGGCATCGATTCCCACGCCCCAGTAGGTATTTCCGTTACAGATGATTCCCACGTAAGCGCACGCCTTGGAGGAAGATCCCTTGGTAAGAGAATGCTCCTCATAGAATGACAGCTCATAGCTGATGCCAAAATACTGTTTAATCGCATTGCTCACCGCGTCAAGGCGCCCATTTCCGGAAGCCGTCACAATGCGCTTGCCGCCGCCATGTGAGATGGTCGCGGAGGCCAGAATTCCGTCCTCCTGTTTGAAATGGCACTCGTCGATCGTGAAGATTCCCTTCGGATTCACATAATGATCTTCGAAAATGTGATATACCCATTCCGGCGTAAGCTCCTTGTGCGCTTTGTCGGATACGTCTTTTACCAGATAGCCCACCTCTTCCTTCATCTTCTCCGGCAGGCTGACGCCAAAGTTCTGCTTCAGGATGTAGTTTACGCCACCCTTTCCGGACTGGCTGTTGATACGAATCACGTCCTTGTCGTAGGTACGGCCCACGTCCTTGGGATCGATCGGAAGATACGGAACCGTCCATTTGTCGCAGTCCTTTTCTTCTCTCCAGGCCATTCCCTTTGCAATGGCATCCTGATGAGAGCCGGAGAACGCGGTAAATACCAGGTCTCCTGCGTAAGGCTGTCTCTCGTATACATGCATTCTGGTCAAACGCTCATAGGTCTCACGGATCGACATGATATCGGAGAAATCAAGTCCCGGATCCACTCCATGAGAGTACATGTTCATCGCCAGTGTGATAATATCCACATTACCGGTACGCTCACCGTTTCCAAACAGAGTCCCTTCCACACGCTCCGCTCCGGCAAGTACGCCCATCTCCGCGGTCGCCACGCCGCTTCCACGGTCATTGTGCGGATGCAGGCAGAGAATGACGCCGTCACGGTATTTCAAATGCTTATCCACATATTCTACCTGAGTGGCAAACACGTGGGGCATTGCATTTTCTACGGTAGTCGGAATATTGATGATCGCCTTCTTCTCTTTGGTCGGCTGCCACACATCCAATACGGCGTTGCAAACGTCCACCGCATAGTCCACTTCCGTTCCCGGGAAGCTTTCCGGACTGTACTGGAAGGTGAAATTGCCGTCCGTCTCGTCCGCCAGCTTCTTTAAGAGCACCGCGCCGTCCACAGCGATCTTCATAATCTCTTCCTTGCTCTTCTTAAAGACCTGTTCTCTCTGTGCCACCGAAGTGGAATTATATAAATGAACCACAGCATGCGGCGCGCCCTTTACCGCCTCAAAGGTCTTCTTGATGATATGTTCCCGCGCCTGGGTCAGAACCTGTACCGTCACATCATCCGGAATCATATTCTTCTCGATCAGAGTACGCATAAATTTATATTCTGTCTCCGAAGCAGCCGGGAAGCCTACCTCAATCTCCTTGAATCCCACCTTTACAAGGAGCTGGAAGAATTCCAGCTTCTCCTCCAGGCTCATCGGCTCGATCAGCGCCTGGTTTCCGTCTCTTAAATCCACGCTGCACCAGATCGGCGGTTTCTCAATATGATCTTTTTTTGCCCAGTCAAAGCTGACCTCCGGGGGCATAAAATATTGTCTTTCATATTTCTGTACATTCTTCATAATTTTCATCAACCTTCTTGTCTTATTTTGTTGTACCTGTATATCCTAACACATCACCCGTAAAATGCAAAGTGATATTTATAGCTATTTTATTGATCTATTTTATCTTCTTGTGTCACCACAACGCACACTTTACATATCGCGAGAGAATCTGGCGCAGAAACCACGTGAAGTTTATCTTTTCTACCGTCTCCCCTGCCGTCAGCTTATATTCCTTTACCAGTTCCTCTCCCAGGTAGTAGCGGATCTGCCCTACTTGCTTCCCTTTCTTCACCGGAGCCAAAAGCGCCGCCTCCTGATGGACCTCCACCCGGACTTCCTCCTCATCAGAAAGTAGGAGCGACAACTCCCTCTCGCCAGTCCCCAGCTTCACCTGCACTTTCGCCAGATCAAAGAGTCTTCCGCTTCTGGGTATTCCATCTTCCACCGGAATCTCTTCCAGATAAGGTTCCTGCCAGACATTTCGGTACGTATAGGTGTCCAGCCCATACTGCATCAGTGCTTTCGTGTCCGCCCACTTATAGTCCTTGTGATTGGGCCAGCCGCATGCCAGAAGGGCCACGACGAAAGTCCGCTCCCCCTGCCTTAATGCGCCGACATAGCAGTATCCGGCATCTCCCGTAAACCCGGTCTTTCCGGAAAGGGCGCCCTCCATCATGGACAGGAACAGATTGTGATTGTTGCAGGAAAACTCTCTCTTTCCCTCTACGTCATGAAAGGAATGGCTGCCCGCCTGGGTGATTTTAAGAAACTCTTCTGTCTTCGGTGATTTTGCCACACAATAGCTCATGATCAGGGCCAGATCAGACGCCGAGATGCTATGAATCCCGTCCGCATCACTGCCGTCCAACCCGTTGGGCGTCACAAAATGAGCGTTCGTGCAACCGATTTCCCTGGCTTTTTCATTCATTCTCTTCGCAAATTCCGGGACGGAGCCGGCCAGGTGCTCCGCAATGGCATATGCCGTATCGTTGTGGGACTCCAGCATCAAAGAATAAAGCAGATCTTCCAGATAGAATTGCTCCCCCTCCTGCATTCCCAGATGCACCCGCGGCTGGGACGCCGCTTCCTTCGACGCCGTCACGATATCCTCCGAATTTCCCTCCTCCAAAGCCAGAATACACGTCAGGATCTTCGTCGTACTCGCCATAGGCCGCATGGTATCTCCATCTTTTTCCACCAGCACTCTGCCGCTGTCCGCATCCATCAGGACCGCCGATTTGGCGTAAAGGGATCCAATCAGCTCCTGCTCCTTCTCCTCACCCTCTGCGCACGCCGTCAGATGCGCCGCATAAAAAATTCCTAAAATAAAAAAGAAAGACCAAACCAGGATTCCCGCGCAAATCGCTCCCCGTCTTGACTCTTTCTTTTCCCTGTTTGTTCTGCCTGCTCTTACCATCATAGCAAATCCCCCATATGCAATCGAACTCAAAACTTATCTGACCACGATTCATTCTATGAGAAATCTGTACAAACTATGCCACCATTTATTTCCGCGAGTAACGAGCCATGCTCGCATAGCTAGCTATTTAGCGGCTGCTGCGAAAACCAAATACTCCGTAGCCTCTGCGGGGCATTTGACTAAATATCCAGTTTAAGCTGCGCCTCGTCCTCCGCTTCCTCCTTGAACATCTCGATCCTCTCCTCGTCGATTCCCGGGAGATCGTCCAAAGAATGTACGCTGAATCTGCGCAGAAATTCTTCCGTCGTGCCGAACAGAATCGGTCTTCCCGGCGCGTCAAGCCGCCCCACCTCGCAGACCAGATCATACTCGATCAGCTTATTTACGGCGTGATCGCTTTTTACTCCCCGGATCTTTTCAATCTCCAGACGGGTCACCGGCTGCTTATAAGCGATGATCGCAAGCGTCTCCAGCATCACATCCGTAAGTACGTATTTTTTAGGCTGCTTAGCTACACGAATCAAATACTCATATAATTCTGTCTTTGTACACATCTGGTAGGAATTCTCAAGTTCAATGATCCGAACGCCCCGGTCCTCCTCCTCGTACTTGTCCATCATGTTATGTATGAGCTTCCTCGTCGTCGCCACATCATGCTCGATGACCGATGCGATCTTCTCTATTTCAACAGAATCTCCCATGGTAAACAGAATTGCCTCTATAATGCTTTCCAAACGTTTAATTTCCATGCTTTTCCTCACTGTCCTCTATTGCTGTAATCAAAATATCATCAAAAGTGTGCTCCTGATAGATCTGTATTTTCCCTACCTTCATCAGCTCCAGGATCGCCAGGAATGTCACGATGACCTGAAATTTACTGGACTGCCGCTCCAAAAGGTCCCGGAAGCTGAAATTCCGATGCACCTTGGCGTATTCCTCCACATAGAGCAATTTCTCAGGCAGAGTGACCTCTTCCTTTTCGATCTTGCCGTATTTGCTACGGATCGGGTCGATCTTATCCGTCTGCCTTTTCATCACATCGCGAAAAATACGGTTTAATTTTCCCAGCGAAAGGTCCGTAAGGAGCATATCCAGGTCCACCGGCTCCACATATTCCTGTACTTCCTTTGGAATGGTAGATGCCTTATACATCATGCGCTGACCGTCGATCTGGCGGTCCCGAAGCTCGTAGGACATATATTTGTACATCTTGTACTGGAGAAGCTGCTCCACCAGCTCACGCCTGGGATCTTCCTCTTCCCCTTCTTCATTCACCTCGCGCGGCAGGAGCATACGGCATTTGATATCCAGAAGCGTAGCAGCCATCAGAAGAAACTCACTCATCACGTTCAGATCTTCCCTGTCCATGGCATGGATATACTCCATATACTGATTCGTGATCTCCACGATCGGAATGTCATATATGTCGATTTTATTTTTATCTATCAAATGCAGAAGAAGATCCAGCGGACCTTCGAACACCTGCAATTTAACCGGAATTCCCATGGCTTATCTTCCTTCCTGCTTTTCCTTCTTCTGTCCTTCGATCTGAAGCACGACAAGCTCTGCCGGATTGAACAGACGGATATTGATCGTGTGCGTTCCAAGACCTTTACTGACCACGATTGTCGTATCCCCTTCCCGGTAGAATCCGCCGGAGTATTTGGGGAAAAGGCGGAACTGCGGGGTAAATATCGCTCCAAGAAACGGAATCCGCACGATTCCTCCGTGAAGGTGACCGGAAAGGATAACATCGGCTCCCCATGCCCGGTAAATATCCACATACTCGGGTGGATGCGCCATCAGGATTTGAAAGGTATCCTTCGGGGCCTTTCCGATACGCCTTGTCACTTCCTCTTTTTCCAGTTCATACCGGCTGGTCCTGCCGTAGCACTCCTCCGGGACCTCCAGGCCCCCGAGGCAGATTCCTTCTCCGTGATGCGTGATACGAACATTCTCATCGATCAGAAAATGAACTCCCGCCTTTTGAAGGCGGTTCTTGTACTGTGCAAACGCTTCGCCGTAGGTTTCCGGATCCCTTCGCATTCGCTGTTCGTGATTCCCACTCGCATACCAGACTGTCGCAATCTGGGGTAACTGTTCGACAAATACCGCCGCTTTCTCAAAAGAAATATCTGGTTTTCCTACCAGCATATCCCCTCCAATCAGGATCAGATCAGGTTGCTCTTTCCTTATCGCTTCGACTAACTCTTGGTTATTTGCGCCATATTCTTTGCTATGCAGATCACTAAGAAACACAGCTTTTAGTTCCGGCATATCCGGAGATAATTTGGTGCTCCTGATCCGGCATCTGCTGATTACGAACCCATGCATCTCCCTGTAAATCTCTGCAATCACACCTGCCACAACAATACAAAAGAACAGCAGCACTAGCCGCATATCTTCCCCTCCTGATCGATGCTATCTATAAACCTCATGTATCTTCTCCTTGTTTTCTCTTTCTGATTTCCTTTCTATCTGCTGATACCTGTTCTATTATACTGGAACATTTGAATCTTGTAAAGCGAACATTCGTCTGCTTTTGTCCGCTTCACTCACGCACTGGTCTCTGCTCACTTTGAACCAGCGATCCAATTCACCATGCAGCTTCATGCAAACAGCAGCTACTATTTACGAAAGGGCCCACGCTTCCAGTACTTTGAGAAGGGCACTTGCAAACGTAGTCTTCCCCACGCTTTTCTTCGCGGTGATCGGAATCTCTCCCAGCTTTTTGCCCTGAAGAGAATAGCTCACTTTTCCGATCACATCTCCCTTTTTCACCGGTGCCTTCACCTTATCCATCTTCACTGTTTTTTCAATCGCGGACAAATCCGACCCTTCCGTATCGACGTACTGGAACGTGCCCTTTGCACTTCCCTCCACCCGAGCTTCGATGCCGCCCTCCACCTGGGAGTAGGCTTTCTTTTCCAGCACCTGCTCATCGGTATAGCGTGCACATTTTCCAAATCCATAATTCAGCATGGCGATCGAA of Roseburia hominis contains these proteins:
- a CDS encoding 2-isopropylmalate synthase; this encodes MKNVQKYERQYFMPPEVSFDWAKKDHIEKPPIWCSVDLRDGNQALIEPMSLEEKLEFFQLLVKVGFKEIEVGFPAASETEYKFMRTLIEKNMIPDDVTVQVLTQAREHIIKKTFEAVKGAPHAVVHLYNSTSVAQREQVFKKSKEEIMKIAVDGAVLLKKLADETDGNFTFQYSPESFPGTEVDYAVDVCNAVLDVWQPTKEKKAIINIPTTVENAMPHVFATQVEYVDKHLKYRDGVILCLHPHNDRGSGVATAEMGVLAGAERVEGTLFGNGERTGNVDIITLAMNMYSHGVDPGLDFSDIMSIRETYERLTRMHVYERQPYAGDLVFTAFSGSHQDAIAKGMAWREEKDCDKWTVPYLPIDPKDVGRTYDKDVIRINSQSGKGGVNYILKQNFGVSLPEKMKEEVGYLVKDVSDKAHKELTPEWVYHIFEDHYVNPKGIFTIDECHFKQEDGILASATISHGGGKRIVTASGNGRLDAVSNAIKQYFGISYELSFYEEHSLTKGSSSKACAYVGIICNGNTYWGVGIDADIIKASIEALTVSVNKIDEIKNVDECRDERLIEIMNYIQANYLDVSLDDLSEKFYLSKPYLSKYIKEKSGMTFGDIVKKVRMKKARALLKSSSMTVENIALSVGYQNVEHFNRLFKKAYNMTPVQFRNQK
- a CDS encoding D-alanyl-D-alanine carboxypeptidase family protein, which gives rise to MMVRAGRTNREKKESRRGAICAGILVWSFFFILGIFYAAHLTACAEGEEKEQELIGSLYAKSAVLMDADSGRVLVEKDGDTMRPMASTTKILTCILALEEGNSEDIVTASKEAASQPRVHLGMQEGEQFYLEDLLYSLMLESHNDTAYAIAEHLAGSVPEFAKRMNEKAREIGCTNAHFVTPNGLDGSDADGIHSISASDLALIMSYCVAKSPKTEEFLKITQAGSHSFHDVEGKREFSCNNHNLFLSMMEGALSGKTGFTGDAGYCYVGALRQGERTFVVALLACGWPNHKDYKWADTKALMQYGLDTYTYRNVWQEPYLEEIPVEDGIPRSGRLFDLAKVQVKLGTGERELSLLLSDEEEVRVEVHQEAALLAPVKKGKQVGQIRYYLGEELVKEYKLTAGETVEKINFTWFLRQILSRYVKCALW
- the scpB gene encoding SMC-Scp complex subunit ScpB, whose product is MEIKRLESIIEAILFTMGDSVEIEKIASVIEHDVATTRKLIHNMMDKYEEEDRGVRIIELENSYQMCTKTELYEYLIRVAKQPKKYVLTDVMLETLAIIAYKQPVTRLEIEKIRGVKSDHAVNKLIEYDLVCEVGRLDAPGRPILFGTTEEFLRRFSVHSLDDLPGIDEERIEMFKEEAEDEAQLKLDI
- a CDS encoding segregation/condensation protein A, with translation MGIPVKLQVFEGPLDLLLHLIDKNKIDIYDIPIVEITNQYMEYIHAMDREDLNVMSEFLLMAATLLDIKCRMLLPREVNEEGEEEDPRRELVEQLLQYKMYKYMSYELRDRQIDGQRMMYKASTIPKEVQEYVEPVDLDMLLTDLSLGKLNRIFRDVMKRQTDKIDPIRSKYGKIEKEEVTLPEKLLYVEEYAKVHRNFSFRDLLERQSSKFQVIVTFLAILELMKVGKIQIYQEHTFDDILITAIEDSEEKHGN
- a CDS encoding metallophosphoesterase, with the translated sequence MRLVLLFFCIVVAGVIAEIYREMHGFVISRCRIRSTKLSPDMPELKAVFLSDLHSKEYGANNQELVEAIRKEQPDLILIGGDMLVGKPDISFEKAAVFVEQLPQIATVWYASGNHEQRMRRDPETYGEAFAQYKNRLQKAGVHFLIDENVRITHHGEGICLGGLEVPEECYGRTSRYELEKEEVTRRIGKAPKDTFQILMAHPPEYVDIYRAWGADVILSGHLHGGIVRIPFLGAIFTPQFRLFPKYSGGFYREGDTTIVVSKGLGTHTINIRLFNPAELVVLQIEGQKKEKQEGR